A stretch of the Pseudomonas helvetica genome encodes the following:
- a CDS encoding glucosidase, producing MTAQSATNILDTVEGQRLVGDEAECWREWGPYLSERQWGTVREDYSADGDAWTYFPHEHARSRAYRWGEDGLAGFCDRAQHWCIGLGLWNERDPILKERLFGLNNAEGNHGEDVKELYFYVDGVPSHAYMRMLYKYPQAMFPYADLVAENARRGLCDTEYEILDTGVFEDDRYFDVTVEYAKNSPDDLLMRVTVHNRSDLPARLRVLPQVWARNTWSWGGDRHMPSLTLTGDSVLAQHPMLADRQLSAWGEEGCEWLFCDNHTNHPKLDGVPANGPFKDGINDYLVDGVAGAIRRDAGTRVAAHFVLELDGLARKCIYLRFAPTVAPKINAKVLFERRRLEADDYYAVLQAQMTDPDARNVQRQALAGLLWSKQLYYFDVNRWLDGDPGQPSPPPGRLNIRNTHWRHLSNSDIVSMPDTWEYPWYASWDLGFQAVAYALIDPGFAKHQLLLLVKDRFMHPNGQLPAYEWRFDDANPPVHAWASWRVYQRDKALTGVGDMDFLERIFHKLLLNFSWWVNRKDAEGRNLFQGGFLGLDNIALFDRSAALPPGFHLDQADGTAWVAAYALDLMRIALELAKRNPVYVDIAVKFFEHFLYIAGAINRVDDAAEGLWDEQDQFFYDVLHRPDGVSEPLRLRSIVGLMPLFAVQVLEQHEHEGLPGLRERLLGFLHHRPDLASLISRWTEPGKGNRILLALLRGERTKNLLKRMLDEAEFLSEFGVRSLSKAFAEHPFRMQINGNKLCADYEPAESGSRLYGGNSNWRGPLWMPINYLLIESLREFHRYYGENFSVEYPSGSGYLASLAQVADSLSQRLTRLFLRDENGSRPSMVGYAQLQADPLSCDLVLFHEYFHGETGRGLGASHQTGWSALVALLL from the coding sequence ATGACAGCGCAGTCGGCCACGAACATTCTCGACACCGTCGAAGGCCAACGTCTGGTTGGTGATGAGGCGGAGTGCTGGCGTGAGTGGGGCCCGTATTTGAGTGAACGGCAATGGGGCACCGTGCGCGAGGACTACAGCGCCGATGGCGATGCCTGGACCTATTTCCCGCATGAGCACGCCCGCAGCCGGGCCTATCGTTGGGGCGAGGACGGATTGGCCGGGTTCTGCGACCGGGCCCAGCACTGGTGCATCGGGTTGGGGCTATGGAACGAGCGCGACCCGATTCTCAAGGAGCGCCTGTTTGGTCTGAACAATGCCGAAGGCAATCACGGCGAGGACGTCAAAGAGCTGTATTTTTATGTCGATGGCGTGCCGAGCCATGCCTACATGCGCATGCTCTACAAATACCCGCAAGCTATGTTTCCCTATGCCGATCTGGTGGCTGAAAACGCTCGTCGCGGCCTTTGCGATACCGAGTATGAAATCCTCGATACCGGGGTGTTCGAGGACGACCGCTACTTCGACGTAACGGTGGAATACGCCAAGAACAGCCCGGACGATCTGTTGATGCGGGTCACCGTGCACAACCGTTCGGATCTGCCGGCGCGCCTGCGAGTCTTGCCCCAGGTGTGGGCGCGCAATACCTGGAGTTGGGGCGGTGACCGACACATGCCCAGTCTGACGCTGACCGGTGATTCGGTCCTGGCGCAGCACCCGATGCTCGCGGACCGGCAACTCAGTGCCTGGGGCGAGGAGGGCTGTGAGTGGCTGTTCTGCGACAACCATACCAATCATCCGAAACTCGACGGTGTGCCCGCCAACGGCCCGTTCAAGGATGGCATCAACGATTATCTGGTCGACGGTGTGGCGGGGGCGATTCGGCGTGACGCCGGTACTCGGGTCGCGGCGCATTTTGTTCTCGAACTGGACGGGCTGGCGCGCAAATGCATCTACCTGCGCTTTGCGCCGACCGTCGCGCCCAAGATCAACGCCAAGGTGCTGTTCGAACGCCGCCGCTTGGAGGCCGATGACTATTACGCGGTGCTGCAAGCACAGATGACGGACCCGGACGCACGTAACGTTCAGCGTCAGGCGCTGGCCGGGTTGCTCTGGTCCAAGCAGCTGTATTACTTCGACGTCAATCGCTGGCTCGACGGCGACCCCGGACAGCCCTCGCCACCGCCCGGACGGCTGAACATCCGCAACACCCATTGGCGGCATTTGTCGAACTCCGACATCGTTTCCATGCCCGATACCTGGGAATATCCGTGGTACGCCTCGTGGGACCTGGGCTTTCAGGCCGTTGCTTACGCGTTGATCGATCCGGGTTTTGCCAAGCATCAACTGCTGCTGTTGGTCAAAGACCGCTTCATGCACCCCAACGGCCAACTGCCGGCCTACGAATGGCGTTTCGACGATGCCAACCCGCCGGTGCATGCCTGGGCCAGTTGGCGGGTGTATCAGCGTGACAAGGCCTTGACCGGCGTCGGCGATATGGATTTTCTCGAGCGGATTTTCCACAAGCTGCTGCTGAATTTTTCCTGGTGGGTCAACCGCAAGGATGCCGAAGGTCGAAACCTGTTCCAGGGCGGGTTTCTCGGGCTGGACAACATTGCGCTGTTTGACCGTTCGGCCGCGTTACCACCCGGTTTTCACCTGGATCAGGCCGACGGCACGGCATGGGTGGCGGCGTATGCGCTGGACTTGATGCGGATTGCCCTGGAACTGGCCAAGCGCAATCCGGTGTACGTCGACATCGCGGTGAAGTTCTTCGAGCACTTCCTCTATATCGCTGGCGCCATCAACCGCGTGGACGATGCCGCGGAAGGGTTGTGGGATGAGCAGGATCAGTTTTTCTACGATGTGCTGCACCGCCCGGATGGCGTCAGCGAACCGCTGCGCCTGCGCTCCATCGTTGGCTTGATGCCACTGTTTGCGGTGCAGGTGCTGGAACAGCATGAGCACGAGGGGTTGCCGGGCTTGCGTGAACGTTTATTGGGCTTCCTGCATCATCGGCCGGACCTGGCAAGTCTGATTTCACGCTGGACCGAGCCTGGAAAAGGCAATCGGATCCTGCTCGCGCTGTTGCGTGGCGAGCGCACCAAAAACCTGCTCAAGCGCATGCTCGATGAGGCCGAGTTCCTCTCCGAATTCGGCGTTCGCTCCTTGTCCAAAGCCTTCGCCGAGCATCCGTTTCGCATGCAGATCAATGGCAATAAACTGTGTGCCGACTATGAACCGGCGGAATCCGGTTCGCGGCTGTACGGCGGCAATTCCAACTGGCGCGGGCCGTTGTGGATGCCGATCAACTACCTGCTGATCGAGTCGTTGCGTGAGTTTCATCGCTACTACGGCGAAAATTTTTCGGTCGAATACCCCAGCGGCTCAGGCTATCTGGCATCGCTTGCCCAGGTAGCCGACAGTTTGAGCCAGCGTCTGACCCGACTGTTCTTGCGGGATGAAAACGGTAGCCGACCGTCGATGGTCGGCTACGCGCAGCTCCAGGCCGACCCGTTGAGCTGCGACCTGGTGCTATTTCACGAGTATTTCCACGGCGAAACCGGCCGCGGCTTGGGTGCCAGCCATCAAACCGGCTGGAGCGCGCTGGTCGCGTTGTTGCTCTGA
- a CDS encoding LysR family transcriptional regulator, producing MDIDLARTFLEIVRCGSLAAAADKLHVTQTAITARVQKLESQLASTLFVRNRAGARLTADGEAFVVYANQLVQTWEAARRDLPLPEGYRNVLHIGGEVSLCNPLMLSWARELREKIPSHALRTEIRDGENLLRQLELGVLDAALVFQPEYWPQLQVEQLLEEKLILVRLPSRPEPYVYIDWGKEFRRQHDAALPDKAKAAVSFNLGPLALQYILQNGGTGYFRTRVVQTYLDSGVLERVPKAPEFSYPTYLVYSRDRDSAVLQQAFELLRELVKTDSDWSQRWDPLI from the coding sequence ATGGACATCGATCTCGCCCGTACCTTTCTGGAAATCGTTCGCTGCGGCAGTCTTGCGGCCGCCGCCGATAAGCTGCACGTCACCCAGACCGCGATCACCGCTCGGGTACAGAAGCTCGAAAGCCAGCTCGCCAGCACCTTGTTCGTGCGCAACCGCGCTGGCGCTCGCCTGACCGCAGACGGTGAAGCCTTCGTGGTGTACGCCAATCAGCTGGTACAGACGTGGGAAGCCGCGCGCCGGGATTTGCCGTTGCCGGAAGGCTACCGCAATGTGCTGCACATCGGCGGCGAGGTCAGTTTGTGCAACCCATTGATGCTCAGTTGGGCCCGCGAACTGCGTGAGAAGATCCCCAGCCACGCCTTGCGCACAGAAATCCGCGACGGCGAAAACCTGCTGCGCCAGCTGGAATTGGGCGTGCTGGATGCCGCGCTGGTGTTTCAACCCGAGTACTGGCCACAGCTGCAAGTGGAGCAACTGCTTGAGGAGAAACTCATTCTGGTGCGCCTGCCGTCCAGACCCGAACCCTACGTCTATATCGACTGGGGCAAGGAGTTCCGGCGCCAGCACGACGCGGCGCTGCCGGACAAGGCCAAAGCCGCGGTGAGCTTCAATCTCGGCCCGCTGGCGCTGCAATACATCCTGCAGAACGGTGGCACCGGTTATTTCCGCACTCGGGTGGTTCAGACCTACCTCGACAGCGGCGTGCTGGAACGGGTGCCCAAAGCCCCGGAATTCAGTTACCCGACCTATCTGGTGTATTCGCGGGATCGCGACTCGGCGGTGCTGCAACAGGCCTTCGAGTTGTTGCGCGAACTGGTCAAGACCGACAGCGACTGGTCGCAGCGCTGGGATCCGTTGATCTGA
- a CDS encoding DUF4810 domain-containing protein, translating into MSWALMTSMLLVSGLLAGCNSPKTLYQWEGYQPQVYEYFKGEEPKEAQAEALERDLQKIKSTGKTPPPGYHAHLGLLYLSLGKDDQMVQQFRTEKTLFPESTPYMNFLLKNAKTGDAQ; encoded by the coding sequence ATGTCGTGGGCGTTGATGACGTCGATGTTGCTGGTCAGTGGCTTACTGGCCGGATGCAACAGTCCGAAAACCCTTTATCAGTGGGAAGGCTACCAGCCACAGGTTTATGAGTATTTCAAAGGCGAAGAGCCCAAGGAAGCTCAGGCCGAAGCGCTGGAGCGCGACCTGCAAAAGATCAAGTCCACCGGCAAGACTCCGCCGCCTGGTTACCACGCTCACCTGGGGCTGTTGTACCTGAGCCTGGGCAAGGACGATCAGATGGTGCAGCAGTTCAGAACCGAGAAGACCCTGTTTCCCGAGTCGACACCGTACATGAACTTTCTGCTTAAAAACGCCAAGACCGGAGATGCCCAATGA
- a CDS encoding DUF799 domain-containing protein gives MIARSLKLMAGLLALAVLGGCVSPKTVDYSAYKQSRPKTILVLPPLNNSPDVKASYSMLSQVTYPLAEAGYYVLPIALVDETFHQNGLTTPADIHQAPANKLQEIFGADAALYITVTDYGTRYMVISSATVVTASAKLVDLKTGTTLWTGSASASSEEGNNNSGGGLLGALITAAVKQVINSSTDAGHPIAGITSARLLSAGHPAGLLYGPRSPMYGTD, from the coding sequence ATGATCGCGCGCTCATTGAAACTGATGGCCGGCTTGCTGGCCCTGGCCGTCCTCGGCGGTTGCGTCAGCCCCAAGACCGTGGACTACTCGGCTTACAAGCAAAGCCGTCCAAAAACCATTCTGGTGCTGCCGCCGCTGAACAACTCGCCGGACGTCAAGGCGTCCTACAGCATGCTCTCGCAGGTTACGTACCCGCTGGCTGAAGCCGGTTACTACGTGCTGCCGATCGCGCTGGTCGACGAGACGTTCCACCAGAACGGCCTGACCACGCCGGCGGACATCCACCAGGCGCCGGCCAACAAACTGCAAGAAATCTTCGGTGCCGATGCCGCGCTTTACATTACCGTGACTGACTACGGCACTCGCTACATGGTGATCTCCAGTGCAACCGTGGTTACCGCCAGCGCGAAACTGGTGGACCTCAAGACGGGCACGACCTTGTGGACCGGCTCGGCCAGCGCGTCGAGCGAAGAGGGCAACAACAACAGTGGAGGCGGTTTGTTGGGTGCGCTGATCACCGCAGCGGTCAAGCAGGTCATCAACAGCTCCACCGACGCCGGTCACCCGATTGCCGGTATCACCAGCGCACGACTGCTGTCGGCGGGACACCCGGCGGGCTTGCTGTACGGGCCGCGGTCGCCGATGTACGGCACCGACTGA
- a CDS encoding SRPBCC family protein, producing MRQTTQAFRARYRADIHRLYNPWLHGGFVLAFGVLGITLFWSTVHQVQPLEWLAVPLTLLFFNFAVYVVHRHLGHHKKAFARLFYARHAGDHHSFFAPGYMTYDSARDWRVILFPAWLIVLHSLAITLPAWWLLKHLNGNIAGLFAGCMILGYLAYEVFHACEHLPPGNPVTRLPWIRQMRRLHALHHRRELMQERNFNIVFPLMDYLFGTLYWEAEPDHSHLQTRRAPMTRLQHRIDIGRDPISVLAYASTATRWPEWHPSSLKVDGPPGPLHAGARFEEDIHAGGRAGHLSWEVEEYLPGRRWSARAQGDHGLELLLTYECASEGGSTRFVRTLEYRFSGRLMRLANRLLLKRRIEHESAASMLALRDMAQQTIPAQTGAIA from the coding sequence GTGAGGCAAACCACGCAGGCGTTTCGTGCCCGTTACCGGGCCGATATTCATCGGCTCTACAACCCGTGGCTGCACGGCGGTTTTGTATTGGCCTTCGGTGTGCTGGGCATCACGCTGTTCTGGAGCACCGTGCACCAGGTGCAACCGCTGGAGTGGCTGGCGGTGCCGCTGACGCTGTTGTTTTTCAATTTCGCGGTCTACGTGGTGCACCGCCACCTGGGCCATCACAAAAAGGCTTTTGCGCGGTTGTTCTATGCCCGACACGCAGGCGATCACCACAGTTTTTTCGCCCCCGGCTACATGACCTACGATTCTGCGCGCGACTGGCGGGTGATTCTGTTTCCGGCGTGGCTGATTGTGCTGCACAGCCTGGCGATCACCCTGCCCGCCTGGTGGCTGCTCAAACATCTCAATGGCAACATCGCCGGACTGTTCGCAGGCTGCATGATCCTTGGCTATCTGGCCTACGAGGTGTTTCACGCCTGCGAACATCTGCCGCCGGGCAATCCCGTCACCCGCCTGCCGTGGATTCGCCAGATGCGCCGCCTACACGCACTGCATCACCGTCGCGAGCTGATGCAGGAGCGCAATTTCAATATCGTTTTCCCGCTAATGGACTACCTGTTTGGCACGCTGTATTGGGAGGCTGAACCCGATCATTCGCACCTTCAAACGAGACGAGCGCCCATGACCCGCCTGCAACACCGGATCGACATCGGGCGCGACCCGATCTCGGTGCTTGCCTACGCCAGCACCGCGACGCGTTGGCCTGAGTGGCACCCGTCATCGCTGAAAGTCGACGGCCCGCCAGGACCGCTGCACGCGGGGGCACGTTTTGAAGAGGACATTCATGCGGGTGGACGAGCCGGGCATCTGAGCTGGGAGGTCGAGGAGTATTTGCCGGGGCGACGCTGGAGCGCTCGCGCTCAGGGTGATCATGGTCTGGAGCTGCTGCTGACTTATGAATGCGCCAGCGAGGGTGGCAGCACGCGCTTCGTTCGCACCCTGGAATACCGCTTCAGCGGACGACTGATGCGCCTGGCCAATCGACTGCTGCTCAAGCGGCGTATCGAGCACGAATCGGCAGCCTCGATGCTGGCCTTGCGCGACATGGCGCAACAGACGATCCCGGCCCAGACAGGGGCAATCGCCTGA
- a CDS encoding YdcH family protein, which translates to MPVNHDLYQDLSCSKEVIQQKRANDPHLNALLDKYSDIDKRVLEAEAQALADDELRKLKAKRLSIKDEISRSLNGSVRT; encoded by the coding sequence ATGCCGGTTAATCATGACCTGTATCAGGACCTGAGCTGCTCAAAGGAAGTCATTCAGCAAAAGCGCGCCAATGATCCTCACCTGAACGCGCTGCTGGACAAATATTCGGATATCGACAAGCGTGTCCTGGAGGCAGAAGCCCAGGCTCTGGCAGATGACGAATTGAGGAAGCTCAAGGCAAAGCGCCTTTCAATCAAAGACGAAATATCCCGGAGTTTGAACGGTTCTGTCAGAACGTGA
- a CDS encoding CsgG/HfaB family protein — translation MISRMVVSGAAIAVLGAMAGCATESSRALPVAKVESASQAFVGVRVPMAVGKFDNRSSYMRGIFSDGVDRLGGQAKTILITHLQQTNRFSVLDRDNMGEIQQEASIKGQAQRLKGADFVVTGDVTEFGRKETGDHQLFGILGRGKTQVAYAKVNLNIVNISTSEVVYSTQGAGEYALSNREVIGFGGTAAYDSTLNGKVLDLAMREAINRLVDGMNSGAWKPGN, via the coding sequence ATGATCTCTCGAATGGTGGTATCAGGGGCAGCGATTGCCGTATTGGGTGCGATGGCCGGGTGTGCGACCGAAAGCTCCCGGGCATTGCCGGTAGCCAAAGTCGAAAGCGCCAGCCAGGCCTTTGTCGGTGTTCGAGTGCCGATGGCCGTTGGCAAGTTCGACAACCGTTCGAGCTATATGCGCGGGATCTTCTCCGATGGCGTGGATCGCCTCGGCGGTCAGGCCAAGACCATCCTGATCACTCATTTGCAGCAGACCAACCGCTTCAGCGTGCTGGACCGCGACAACATGGGCGAGATCCAGCAGGAAGCATCGATCAAGGGGCAGGCCCAGCGCCTCAAGGGTGCTGATTTCGTGGTGACCGGCGACGTTACCGAGTTCGGTCGCAAAGAGACCGGCGATCACCAGCTGTTCGGCATTCTTGGCCGTGGCAAGACCCAGGTGGCATACGCCAAGGTCAATTTGAATATCGTCAATATCAGCACCTCGGAAGTCGTTTATTCGACCCAGGGCGCAGGTGAATACGCCTTGTCCAACCGTGAAGTCATCGGCTTCGGCGGTACTGCTGCCTACGATTCGACCCTCAACGGCAAGGTGCTCGACCTGGCCATGCGCGAGGCGATCAATCGCCTGGTGGATGGCATGAACTCGGGTGCATGGAAGCCGGGCAACTGA